Proteins encoded together in one Planctomyces sp. SH-PL14 window:
- a CDS encoding formylmethanofuran dehydrogenase subunit C, which produces MPLHLTFLGTDRLPVEVEGLTPDALRGKTTGEIERFEIFHGKDRRPLADLFRVRGDLADERIEFEGDLASVHRIGARMSAGEIRIAGSAGRHVGSEMTGGAIHVAGNVGDWAGAEMAGGLLDIRGDAGDLAGGAYRGSAKGMRGGTLLVHGSAGHEVGHTMRRGLIAIGGAAGSLVGTHMIAGTILVFGGCGVRPGAGMRRGTIGLFGDQPPELLASFRYGSTFQPQFLGLYFRELTRHGFHVPPALTQAECALYHGDRLAVGKGEILLRA; this is translated from the coding sequence ATGCCGCTTCACCTGACATTCCTCGGAACCGACCGGCTCCCCGTTGAGGTCGAAGGTCTCACGCCGGACGCCCTCCGCGGCAAGACCACCGGCGAGATCGAGCGTTTCGAGATCTTTCACGGGAAAGACCGGCGTCCCCTGGCCGACCTGTTCCGGGTCCGCGGCGACCTCGCCGATGAGCGGATCGAGTTCGAAGGGGACCTGGCGTCGGTTCACCGGATCGGGGCGCGGATGTCGGCGGGCGAGATCCGGATCGCCGGTTCCGCGGGCCGGCACGTCGGGAGCGAGATGACCGGCGGCGCGATCCATGTCGCGGGGAACGTCGGCGACTGGGCCGGGGCCGAGATGGCGGGCGGACTCCTCGACATCCGCGGCGACGCGGGCGACCTTGCGGGCGGGGCCTATCGCGGTTCGGCGAAAGGGATGCGGGGGGGAACGCTGCTGGTCCACGGGAGCGCGGGGCACGAAGTCGGCCACACGATGCGCCGCGGCCTCATTGCGATCGGCGGCGCGGCGGGCTCGCTCGTCGGGACGCACATGATCGCCGGAACGATCCTCGTCTTCGGCGGCTGCGGCGTTCGCCCGGGGGCGGGGATGCGGCGCGGGACGATCGGCCTCTTCGGCGATCAGCCTCCGGAGCTCCTCGCTTCGTTCCGCTACGGCTCGACGTTCCAGCCGCAGTTTCTCGGCCTCTATTTCCGGGAACTCACCCGGCACGGTTTCCACGTTCCCCCCGCCCTCACACAAGCCGAATGCGCCCTCTACCAC
- a CDS encoding molybdenum cofactor guanylyltransferase has translation MRIGGIILCGGQSRRMGRDKAHLPFGRETMLERVVSEVGVVVGPRRIVVAAAEGQVLPPLPPEIRVVRDLQEDCGPMSGLAAGLAAVREEADAVFVGTCDAPLLRAEFISGLFDRLGGAEAVVPVEGDRFYPATAVYRTSVLPIVLADLEAGQFRMQWFARDLRAVFIPIEELRSIDPDLASLRNVNSPEEYLAALDWAGLKPVEGGV, from the coding sequence ATGCGGATTGGTGGAATCATCCTGTGCGGGGGGCAGTCCCGCCGCATGGGGCGCGACAAGGCACACCTCCCCTTCGGGCGGGAGACGATGCTCGAACGCGTCGTGAGCGAAGTCGGGGTCGTGGTCGGCCCTCGGCGGATCGTCGTCGCGGCGGCTGAAGGGCAGGTCCTTCCGCCGTTGCCCCCGGAGATTCGCGTCGTCCGCGACCTGCAGGAGGACTGCGGGCCGATGTCGGGGCTGGCGGCAGGTCTCGCGGCCGTGCGGGAGGAGGCGGACGCGGTCTTCGTGGGGACGTGCGACGCGCCGCTCCTGCGGGCGGAGTTCATCTCGGGGCTGTTCGACCGGCTGGGTGGCGCGGAAGCGGTCGTCCCGGTCGAGGGGGACCGCTTCTATCCGGCGACGGCGGTCTATCGCACGTCGGTCCTGCCGATCGTGCTGGCCGACCTGGAGGCGGGGCAGTTCCGGATGCAGTGGTTCGCGCGGGACCTGCGGGCGGTGTTCATTCCGATCGAGGAACTGCGTTCGATCGATCCGGACCTGGCGAGTCTGCGGAACGTGAACTCACCGGAGGAGTACCTGGCGGCGCTCGACTGGGCCGGGCTGAAGCCGGTCGAGGGAGGCGTGTGA
- a CDS encoding AAA family ATPase, with protein sequence MTTTLELARDRVDMFAARVKALRECLHKVIVGQDQTLDLLLTCALTGSHALLMGVPGLAKTLMVKALSSAFDWKFSRIQFTPDLMPSDITGYELLAREGENGSTGMKFRRGPLFANLVLADEINRAAPKTQSALLEAMAERHVTVGGVTYELEEPFLVVATQNPIEQEGTYPLPEAQLDRFMMEIRISYPTPAHEEEIVMKTTGGALPMPEPVFDRGTFMQLRDLVWSVPVPRNVAAYAVKLCGATRPDDPRGHSFAKSYVSWGAGPRGSQNLVMAVKAHALLNGRTAPTVEDVRRVTLPVLRHRVLVNHRAIGDGVTSEGVLMQLLKDIES encoded by the coding sequence ATGACCACCACCCTGGAGTTGGCGCGGGACCGGGTCGACATGTTCGCCGCGCGGGTCAAGGCCCTGCGGGAGTGCTTGCACAAGGTCATCGTCGGCCAGGACCAGACGCTCGACCTGCTGCTGACCTGTGCCCTCACGGGCTCGCATGCTCTTCTGATGGGGGTGCCGGGGCTGGCCAAGACGCTGATGGTGAAGGCCCTCTCGTCCGCCTTCGACTGGAAGTTCTCCCGGATCCAGTTCACGCCCGACCTGATGCCTTCCGACATCACCGGCTACGAACTGCTGGCCCGCGAAGGCGAGAACGGTTCGACCGGCATGAAGTTCCGCCGCGGTCCGCTGTTTGCGAACCTTGTCCTGGCCGACGAGATCAACCGGGCCGCTCCGAAGACGCAGTCCGCGCTTCTCGAGGCGATGGCCGAGCGGCATGTCACGGTGGGGGGCGTGACCTATGAGTTGGAGGAGCCGTTCCTCGTCGTGGCGACGCAGAACCCGATCGAGCAGGAGGGGACGTACCCGCTCCCCGAGGCGCAGCTTGACCGGTTCATGATGGAGATCCGGATCTCGTACCCGACGCCGGCGCATGAAGAGGAGATCGTGATGAAGACGACTGGCGGCGCGCTCCCGATGCCGGAGCCGGTCTTTGATCGCGGGACGTTCATGCAGTTGCGGGACCTGGTGTGGTCGGTTCCGGTGCCGCGGAATGTCGCGGCGTATGCGGTGAAGCTGTGCGGGGCGACGCGGCCGGACGATCCGCGGGGCCATAGTTTTGCGAAGTCGTATGTGTCGTGGGGGGCGGGGCCGCGGGGGTCGCAGAACCTTGTGATGGCGGTGAAGGCGCATGCGCTGCTCAATGGCCGGACGGCGCCGACGGTCGAGGATGTGCGGCGGGTGACGTTGCCGGTGTT